A genomic stretch from Natronomonas gomsonensis includes:
- a CDS encoding UbiA family prenyltransferase gives MEIARHGTGVRADVGALVSQIHPVFMLPPVAASAFGAVLSGRLDVTLLVLHLVAAFAALYTAHIKDGYVDFHGRGEDDDHPLTASGCRLALAGASAVFFSCLLAIGLLVDVWAALLTLPGWVIGYLHAPQLDLNPVGATAGYPAGIAFALLGGYYVQATHLTPAVVAFAVVFLLVLSGIKTVDDAKDYEYDRSIGKRTVAVVLGRQRARLFAYGLMTVGMVVVVALAVAGVFPPASVFAPVVFAVVAAFAWRAGDDASLATKLLIRGSYLFLAVLVAAVWLG, from the coding sequence ATGGAAATCGCACGGCACGGCACGGGGGTGCGGGCCGACGTTGGGGCGTTGGTCTCCCAGATTCACCCGGTGTTCATGCTGCCGCCGGTGGCCGCCTCGGCGTTCGGTGCGGTGCTGTCCGGGCGACTCGACGTGACCCTGCTGGTCCTCCATCTCGTCGCTGCCTTCGCCGCCCTCTATACGGCACACATCAAGGACGGCTACGTCGACTTCCATGGCCGCGGCGAGGACGACGACCACCCGCTGACGGCCTCGGGGTGTCGCCTCGCACTGGCGGGCGCCTCGGCGGTCTTCTTCTCGTGTCTCCTCGCCATCGGCCTGCTCGTCGACGTGTGGGCCGCCCTTCTGACCCTTCCGGGGTGGGTCATCGGCTACCTTCACGCGCCACAACTCGATCTGAATCCCGTCGGCGCGACTGCCGGCTATCCCGCCGGAATCGCCTTCGCGTTGCTGGGCGGTTACTACGTGCAAGCGACTCATCTCACGCCCGCCGTCGTCGCTTTCGCCGTCGTCTTCCTCCTCGTTCTCTCGGGTATCAAGACGGTCGACGACGCCAAAGACTACGAGTACGACCGCTCCATCGGCAAGCGAACCGTCGCAGTCGTGTTGGGACGGCAACGCGCGCGTTTGTTCGCCTACGGCTTGATGACCGTCGGGATGGTGGTCGTCGTCGCTCTCGCCGTCGCCGGGGTGTTCCCACCAGCCAGCGTCTTCGCTCCCGTCGTTTTCGCCGTCGTCGCGGCCTTCGCGTGGCGCGCCGGCGACGACGCCAGCCTCGCGACGAAACTGCTCATCCGAGGGTCGTATCTCTTCCTCGCGGTGCTGGTGGCTGCGGTGTGGCTCGGCTAG